A window of Thermosipho japonicus genomic DNA:
TCACAAACTTCTCCATTCTTAAACATATTTCGAGGACATAAAATATATAAGTCATGAAGTACTTGAACTGCTGGAATATCAAACTCATCTACAACTTCCCAAACAGAACTAGACCAACCATAAAGATTATGAAACGAAATAATGTCAGGATTAAATTTTTTCACTTGTTCTGATACAATCTTCTTCGATTTAGGATTATAAATATCAAAAAAGTGCCATAAAAGCTTTTTTTTAAATGAAATTTCAAATTCTCCATAAGGCAAATAAAGATTAGGAATTTTGGCCCTATATAACGAAATTTTGTTGATTAAATCTTCACTATCTTTTTTATCCCAAAAACTTAAAACTTTTACTTCATGCCCTAAATCACGAATACCTGTAACCAAATGTTTTATAGTAATTTCTGCTCCACCACCTATAAATGGTTCATACAAAGTATTAATGTATAGTATCTTCATTCTAATATCTCCCCTTCTTTATTATAAAAGTCACGACTTTACTCCTGTAGATTATTTATTAAAATTAAATAAGCTTTATCTTATTTTTAATTATCTTTTGAAAACATTACAAATTTTTCAAATTAGTTCTTGTTAAGAATTATATATCTCCAACTATCAAAGATACTAAAAATGATAAATATATGAACTGCCACAATGTAGGATTTGTTATATCTGGATAAGCTACCAATTGAGCTACTAATGCTGCTGGAATAAAAAAGAAATATGAAAAATACTCTGTACCCCGTAATGATCTATAACAAAAAATAAGTATTTTTGTAATAAAAATCCCAAATAGAATTGTACCTATGATTCCGAGTTGAGATAATAAATATGGAAGAAAACTCGAACTTCTATTACTTCCCAAACCAACTCCCAGTCCAAATGTTTTAGCAAAAATTTCCAAGGCATGTAAATCAGATGCTATTCGAATCTTAAAACTTCCACTTTCAGGTTTATTGAGAAAATACAAATTAATTAAGGTTAAAAAATTCTGAAAGCCTATAATAAAGTATACTACAATAATAAACGAAAAAAACACCACAAAAATACCTATTGATAATGAAAAAAAATTTTTTTTATTTAATTTCATATTATAAGTAGATAATTTTATAGAGCTTAAATTCATTACTACTAAAAAAGTCATAATCATCAAAGAAATATATGCTGTAGTGCTTGCAGACAATATTATGAAAATAAAAATAACCAAAGTTAAAAAAATATCTATAAAATTATTTTTTCTCAATGAATTGTACAAATAAAACGAATAAAATCCTGTCAAGAATGGTGCTAAATTAGATGGCTCAACAAATGTCCCTTGTATTCTAGGTATAGGGAGAAATCCACCAATACTTACATACTTGAATTTTCTAACTACTATAGTCCAAAAATATTTTGTAATATCTAATGTTCCAAAAATAGGACTTAAAATTTGGGAAAATGACGTAACAATAACTAACAACAAAGATATAAATATAATTTTCTTTATTAATTTATATTCTTTTTTGGTCCACGTAAATATTGATATGTAAATTAAAGTAAAAAAATATAAAATAATAAAAATATTAAAGATTATATTATAAACTGAAAAATGCAGAAAACTTATACCAACTTCGAGAGCTCGGGAACTCGGATGATATACAGGATAATTATCAAATAAATTTGGAGCTATAATAGACCATGAAAATGAAAATAAAATAAACAACATACCATATATAAAAATCTCTTTTAAATATGCATTTTTAAATTTCAAAGTACCCCCTGAAACCATATAAAGTATAAATCTAAGTGCTATAAGCAAAATCAAAAATTTATAAATTTGGATAGAATTTTCCCAAATATTAATTAAAGAAGTAATTTGTAAAGTCAGGGATATAATTAAAAAGTAAATCAAAACACGGGGTCTCAAAAAAAATAAGATCATAAATATTGGAATAAGAGCATAAGCATAAATTGTTAATTCCATGTTTAGTCCTCCAAAAGGGAAATTATTAAAAAATATATTTTTATAGTTATTAAATCTATTAATTCTATCTAAATATTTTGATTCTTTTATATCCTAGCTTGGCAAGTATATGGTTGTTAACATAATCCCTCTCCTTATCAAAAAACCAGCCCCATTTATTAAAATACTTTATAGCGCTATCAATATGATAGCGAAGAAGTTTAAAGTTTTTATATGATCCTTTTTTATATTCATGATAAACATAAACATAAGGGAAATAAATAGTTCTAGCAACTTTGTGAATCCTTCTTGATAAATCAGTATCTTCAAGGTACATAAAAAATCTCTCATCAAATAACCCTGTTTTCTTTAAATATTTCACATTTAAAAACATACAGCATCCTGATAAATTAGGAACTTCCATCACTTTATCATAATTTGTAAACCTTAGTTCATAAATTTCATTTCTTTTTTCAACAATCTTTTTGAATGGATCAAAATTAAAAAATCTTCTACCAATCAAATCTATAGGCGTTGGAAGAAGTTTACACAAATACTGTATTTTCCCATCTGGATATAAAACTTTCGGCATTATTAATCCAATATCATCATTTTTTTTCATAAAAGTGTATAACTCTTCTAGCACAAATTCTTCAAAAAACACATCAGGATTTAAAACTAAATGATATGGAACACTTTCTTCAATAGACTTTTTTAAAGCTACATTATGAGCTCTTCCAAAGCCAAAATTAGCATTGTTAAATATATATTCAATTCTCCTATTATCTATACTAATTAAATTTCTTAAATTATCATGACAAGAATTATCAATTAGAATAACCTTTAAATCTAATTTGGATTTAAGAATACTGAAAATTGTTCTTTTTACCTGTTCTTCGCTATTATTATACAACACTATTGATATTACAACATCAACCATCCTGTACCACCTTATCTAGTACATTTAAAAATTTCTTCGCAGAATTAATCCATTTATACTTCTTTACATTTTCTCTACCTTTTTGAATAAGTATTTCTCTTAAATCCTCATTATATAATATCTCCTCAATTTTACTTGCAATATCATCTGGGTTTAAAGGATCAAAATATAGAGCAGAATCTCCATAAATCTCATAAAAAACAGGAATATTAGACAAAAGAACCGGGCATCCACATGACTGAGCTTCTAGAGGTGGAATTCCGAATCCCTCGTACAGTGAAGGAAAAACAAAACAAAGAGCATTTGAATACAACTCAATTAGTTTATCATCAGTCACTCTTCCAAAAAGTCTAACATTCTCATTATTTCTTAGATTATTAAAAATTTTTATACTTTCTTTACCAAATACTTTTTCATTTATTCCCCCTACAATATAAAGCTTAACATCTTTGGTATTTAATTTTAGAAATGCTTCTGCTAAACTAATAAAATTTTTATGTTGGGCTATCGAAGAAACACCTAAAATATATTTTTCCTTATTTTTTATTTTTTTAGGTTTAAATTTTTCATTAACTCCATTATAAATTACCTCTATTTTATTTTTGTCAATCCCAAAATAAGAAGATATTTCTTCTTTGGAAAATTCACTTACAGTTATAATTCTTTTAGAATGACTAAGCATTATAGGAAGAACTAACTCGTAATATTTTCTATATCTCCTACTAACAGGATACTTCAAGTTTATAACATCATGAATGGTAACTATTTTGTTCTCATAAAAAATAGGTAAAGTATTTGAAAAATTTACCACTAAAGGGTCCCCTTTACTTTTCAAAAATTTTAACAAAGAAATTTGATCCCATAAATGACCTCTTAAATTCCCTATTTTTTTAACATTTAAATATTTGGCAACATCATCATGAATTATATTATAGGGGGCTATAAAATCTATATTATACCTATTATTTAATTTTTTTATAGCTTTACTAAGTTCAATACCATATCTCTGAACACCTGTTACGGGCTGCGTCAAATAACGCGCAGCAATATAAATTTCTCGGTTCACTTTACAATCTCCCTTTTAAAAATTTTTTATATTAAATTGTGATAAATATCTTAAAGTATATTACAAACTTAAAATTAAAATAAACATACCTTATAAAATTTTAAAAATCTTATTTCTAAACCTAAAAAAATAACTATCTAGCCCCTCTTTTCCAAATAATAGCCTCAAGTGTTTGTAAAATAATTTGCAAATCAAGGAAAATATTCCTATTCTTTACATAGTACAAATCATACTCTGTCTTTATTTTATATTCTTCTAACGTAGAAGAATGCTTATAATTAAGTTGCGCCCATCCAGTAAGTCCAGGTTTAAGTAAAAGTCTATACGTATAAAATGGTATATTACCTTTCATCATCCCATGATATTCAACCATTTCAGGTCTTGGACCTACCAGACTCATCTCTCCTTTTAAAACAAGCCAGAATTGAAGTGTCTCATCTATTCTTGTTTTTCTAATTATTTTTCCTATTTTCAATACTCTCTTTTCTATATCTTTATTAGGTGAATTTTTATCTATTTTTGTATTTTTTAAAGATCTTAACTTTATAAACTCAAATAAATTTTCGTTCTTCCCCACTCTCTTTTGCCTAAACACAACAGGCCTACCATCTTCAATAAGTATAGCTATAGCAGTTATAAGCATAAAAGGAGAAAAAACTATTAACCCTACAATAGATCCAAATATATCTAATACTCTTTTCGCAGGAGATTCACTTACATTTCTAAAAGATATTTTATAATACTCTTCAAATTTTTCAATTACCTTAATTGGTATCCTCTTTAACACCTTTTCAACCAAATTTGGCAAATATTCCACTTTATAGGTATTACTCAAAATTTCTAGATCATCCTTTACATATTCTTCAAGTTCTAAATCACATACTAATACTCTATCTGCTGCTTTTACTTTTTCTTTAAGTAAAGCAGGCGTTGGATTGATAAAATCAACAAATTCTATCTTGCCTTTTGATTTTTCCTCTATTTCACTTAAAATATCATAAAATTCTTCTTTTTTACCAATAACAAGATATCTTTTCACTGGCGTTTTTACAAGTGCAAACTTGTAAATTGCAAAGTGAACAATTGGAAGTAAAGTTATAGCCAAAAGAAATGAGTAAATGTAGAAAAATTTGGAGATATGAAAATCAAAGGGTAGATTTAGGATTAAAATAATTGCGATACCAAAAAAGTATGAAACTATTATTCTTAGAAAATGATCATTTTTTACCTCAACATTTTCATATGTTCTAAATGCAAACAAAGATAATACAAGAAAGAGAGAAGAAAACATTGAAAATACCAGTGAGTTTGTAGCTAAAAATGAAACTATGAAAAAACTTATAAAATCTATAGCAAATAGCAAACGCGACATATTCATAATATTCCTCACTTTCTACCTTATGATATATCTTCAAGCATCAATTTTTAAAAATTCACAAGCTTTTTCCTTATTACAAGCTCCCTATTTTTAGCCGGAAAAGTGTAATTATCAACATTTCTTAACACATTAATCTCTTTTGATTGCAAATTATATTATAACACACAAAAAATTATCTAAACAATATATTTTCAAAAAATTCACATTGTTGCATAAATTTAAAT
This region includes:
- a CDS encoding sugar transferase; the protein is MNMSRLLFAIDFISFFIVSFLATNSLVFSMFSSLFLVLSLFAFRTYENVEVKNDHFLRIIVSYFFGIAIILILNLPFDFHISKFFYIYSFLLAITLLPIVHFAIYKFALVKTPVKRYLVIGKKEEFYDILSEIEEKSKGKIEFVDFINPTPALLKEKVKAADRVLVCDLELEEYVKDDLEILSNTYKVEYLPNLVEKVLKRIPIKVIEKFEEYYKISFRNVSESPAKRVLDIFGSIVGLIVFSPFMLITAIAILIEDGRPVVFRQKRVGKNENLFEFIKLRSLKNTKIDKNSPNKDIEKRVLKIGKIIRKTRIDETLQFWLVLKGEMSLVGPRPEMVEYHGMMKGNIPFYTYRLLLKPGLTGWAQLNYKHSSTLEEYKIKTEYDLYYVKNRNIFLDLQIILQTLEAIIWKRGAR
- a CDS encoding glycosyltransferase — its product is MNREIYIAARYLTQPVTGVQRYGIELSKAIKKLNNRYNIDFIAPYNIIHDDVAKYLNVKKIGNLRGHLWDQISLLKFLKSKGDPLVVNFSNTLPIFYENKIVTIHDVINLKYPVSRRYRKYYELVLPIMLSHSKRIITVSEFSKEEISSYFGIDKNKIEVIYNGVNEKFKPKKIKNKEKYILGVSSIAQHKNFISLAEAFLKLNTKDVKLYIVGGINEKVFGKESIKIFNNLRNNENVRLFGRVTDDKLIELYSNALCFVFPSLYEGFGIPPLEAQSCGCPVLLSNIPVFYEIYGDSALYFDPLNPDDIASKIEEILYNEDLREILIQKGRENVKKYKWINSAKKFLNVLDKVVQDG
- a CDS encoding glycosyltransferase family 2 protein; translation: MVDVVISIVLYNNSEEQVKRTIFSILKSKLDLKVILIDNSCHDNLRNLISIDNRRIEYIFNNANFGFGRAHNVALKKSIEESVPYHLVLNPDVFFEEFVLEELYTFMKKNDDIGLIMPKVLYPDGKIQYLCKLLPTPIDLIGRRFFNFDPFKKIVEKRNEIYELRFTNYDKVMEVPNLSGCCMFLNVKYLKKTGLFDERFFMYLEDTDLSRRIHKVARTIYFPYVYVYHEYKKGSYKNFKLLRYHIDSAIKYFNKWGWFFDKERDYVNNHILAKLGYKRIKIFR